From the genome of Stanieria cyanosphaera PCC 7437:
TTGCCCGAACTTTTCAACTTAATGTATTTAGTGCTTGGCGGTTATCGCAATTATGCGCCCCTGAGATGAAGAAGTCTGGCTATGGTTCGATTATCAGTATGTCCTCCATGTCCTCAATCAACAAAAGTCCTGCTATCAGTGCCTATGCTTCATCCAAAGCAGCAATCAACCACATGACCGCTAATCTAGCCTTTGATTACGGTCCTGATATTAGAATCAACGCGGTAGCACCAGGAGCGATAAAAACTGATGCTTTAGCCTCGGTGTTGACACCTGAAAGAGAAGAAAAAATGCTATCACATACGCCTTTAGGACGGCTGGGTGAAGCAAAGGATATTGCAGGTGCAGTACTTTATTTCGCAGCACCCATATCCTCTTGGGTAAGTGGACAAGTATTGTTTGTTAACGGCGGTGGAATACAGACCTTAGATTAATTAATTCAATAGTAATAAATTAAATATTTACAAGGAGCAAAATGAGTTTAATTCACAACTTGTCGGCAGGGATTCTTTTCTCTCTTGTCTCAACAGCAGCCCATGCAGAAGGAATATCAACTCATGTATTAGATATAGCTAATGGGGTTGGTAGAGCAGACGTACCAATCACACTTTCGGTACAGGATGAAAATAATTCTTGGACCGATATCGGCAGTGCCACAACGGGCGAAAATGGTCGTGTCGAATCTT
Proteins encoded in this window:
- a CDS encoding glucose 1-dehydrogenase; its protein translation is MNTELFNLEGKTAIVTGGANGIGKGCSLMLSDFGANVVVADLKIEDANKAAEEIKQKGGQAIAVSCNVMKDEDLTNLVKRTIKEFGGINILVNNVGGGGAGKESPSDISVNDFARTFQLNVFSAWRLSQLCAPEMKKSGYGSIISMSSMSSINKSPAISAYASSKAAINHMTANLAFDYGPDIRINAVAPGAIKTDALASVLTPEREEKMLSHTPLGRLGEAKDIAGAVLYFAAPISSWVSGQVLFVNGGGIQTLD
- the uraH gene encoding hydroxyisourate hydrolase; its protein translation is MSLIHNLSAGILFSLVSTAAHAEGISTHVLDIANGVGRADVPITLSVQDENNSWTDIGSATTGENGRVESFGEDITVEEGVYKLTFDMSETGETFFPEINVVFNVEDPEEHYHVPVVVSPYGYSTYRGN